GTTCGTCTTACTTCTACGCAACATTCAACTCTACAGGGTAATCTAAATAAATGGCCCGAAGATAATTTTTGTAATGGTATTCAAAATGTTCCTCATTGTCCTCGAAAAGATTTTACTGGTACAAAAGGAGATTGGGTTGGTTCACTTGTCAAACAATTTTCAAATGAAAACAAAGGTGTTCTTGTTCCCCCTAGGAGGAGACAACTATGTCTAGGAAATTTCACAAACAAATGGCGTCGTATAAACACCGAGAAAATTTTTAAAGAAGAAATTTTTAAAGCTGCTTTAGGGGAATCAAgatctttatttaattattttaatgaaaaaaacgAGAATGCACTTACAGCAATAAAATATGGATTTTCAGATATTggagatataataaaaggaaCAGATCTAATTGACTATCTAATTAgtaaaaatgtaaattcAGCATTAGATAAAATATTACGTGAAAAATCTGGAgatgatataattaaaaaacgTGTAGATTGGTGGGAAGCCAATAAAGCTGATCTATGGAATGCCTTAATATGTGGATATAATGTTAATAAAGGGGAAAATGAATGTCCAAAACACGATAACATTGATGGAATACCACAATATCTAAGATGGTTTAGAGAATGGGGAACATATATTTGCAGAGAATATCAAAATGAATTGGATGTTGTAATAGCATTATGTAATATCAAGAAAACTCCAAACCCAAATGATTCAGAACTAGAAGAAATGTCAAATAAAAGTCTTTGTAAAGAAGCATTAAAGAATTATGGATTATGGATTAATAGAAGGACACCTGAATGGAAAgatcaatataataaatttgaaaatgacaaaaataaatatgaaaatattaaaaatttaactcctgaaaattatttaaaagaaatgtGTTCTGAATGTAATTGTAAGAATAaagatttaaataatatatttaaagaatttGATAATAACCTTCAGCTTCTTAAAGCAGTaattcagaaaaaaaaaaatcaagatCAGCTAATAACCAATTCCGTATCACCAACTAGTCCTCCTGTTAGTCATTCAAGTGATGGCAATCAAGAAGTGACAAGAACAGGTGAATCTGAAGGAGTTTCGAGAACTACATCTGTTGTAAGAGAAACTTCTAATGATATAACCCCTAAACAACCCGTTCAACCAGAAGTAGTAAAAGGGATAGACGCCTTAgcacaaaaagaaaataataacgACAACATTTTAGGGTGGGAATTCGGTCCTGTTTCAGTTCCTGGTACAAATCCGTATATTTCGtctgaagaaaaaaattctcTGGAACTAATAAATTTAACATCATGGGATAAAGAAGATATAATCAAACAAAATGAGGATGtacaagaagaaaaagaagaagagcAAGCTgatgaagaattaaaaagaGAAGAAATAGAAGAGGAACAAGATTTATTACAAGATGAAGAGGAACACGATGAATttgaagaagaagatgaacAAGATGATTTAAAAGAGGAAGAGGAACAGGATGAGGAAGAATATAAATCCACTAAAGAACTAGAACAAGAGAAAAAGACAGAAGATGAGAAGAAAGAGGAAACAATTGATTCCtcagatgataaaaatgctCATCAATCATTATCTATAAgttataagaataataatgaaacaaAAAAGGATGCTGAGTCTATAGTGAAAGACCTATTTAGTTtgtttaaagaaaaaaatactttTGAAGATCTTTTAAAAGATTTAACAGGGGATTTAGCCTCTTTATTTcaaaaacaataaataaataaataaaaatatatatatatatatatatatatatgaaactTTTCTATGTAGTGgaacaataaaatatagtTAAATTATGGCGAAGGAATAGTACATATTAATAAGTATTATGATTTACCTGAAAAAGACGAGAAAAAAATACAGCTGAAATacaatataatgaatatcttatttataaatccattttttctaataaagaacatataagaaataaaaataagattaATTCAAATAGTTTTATGAATATTGAATCTTATTatgattttatttcttttgttCCATATTTAGTTAAAGTTTTCTTcctaaaaatatttcttataattttaaaggaaattataaatataatgaataatgattaattataatataattatcatattgataataatgtgcattaatatatgacatataattataaaaaagaaatatataaaaaacaataaaGTATTATACAttctaaaaattataaaagagGTAATTGAAATAATTTAGAATACAAttctattaattataataaagaaaataaaaatatataaattatacatattaattaatttaatagaTTGTATCAATTATGATTATActgcatatatttataattttgttaAAGATATACctcttatattatttcatctaaaaaaaaaagaagtaaaaaattaattattgaAATGATTTTATACaataatttatcattattaaagatttcattttttttttttttttttttgtgtttcaTTTTGATCTATAtttaatgtataatattataaatttctatttatttctgttatttatttatttatttatttattttatttttataatataatataatatggtttatttattatattatttttatatcatattaatttattttaattatatttatatatatttttagggGGAATAGcgttataagaaaaaattacacatttaaatatatacataaaaaatatattaattataataaataataaaaaaattttgataaatattaaaagaaaatttcatataaaatgtttaagaaagaaattaaataatataattaaaaggGGGAAATgctgataattataaatattaatactaattaaaattaaatattttcattataattgttttaaaaaaaaaaaaaaaatatatccatataattatatttatttatatttaaaattttttttttttattcggtgtttttctataaatattaaacagatattaataaatatttatatattgtttatttattattttcattttttacattaCAACATTAAgaaattttatgtatattaacaGAAAAGAAATTGGTGCACTGTTATTGAAACATTTTGATTTAGGtatgttaaatatatataatattttttcctcAATCTggaataatacaaaaatataatatattattaatatattcggtttcacatatatataaagtattgcaatattttatattatattattgaggaaaataaattattagattttaataaatatgtatatgtgttgAATTAAATATTCTCTATAACATTTTcgtatatatattgaataaatGTGTAGCGACGAATTTTTTCAAATTCTCCTTTcctaaaaaaaaggaaaaaaatataaaaatggattattatattacatatccccatcaatataaaataaaataataatgcaaTATAATTAGAATGaagagaatttttttttcatttttatttattttatcttattttttttgtttaaaataataaaggccaattattaaaatattttaattgcACACCGAATTTAAATCAGGATgtctttttatttctataaaataaattcttttacatctcataaaatatatgtttgtataaagtaattaaatttaattaatagAATTAATGAATGTTTTGTttcataaattatttaattattaaaaattaaaa
This window of the Plasmodium sp. gorilla clade G2 genome assembly, contig: PADLG01_00_51, whole genome shotgun sequence genome carries:
- a CDS encoding duffy binding-like merozoite surface protein, putative gives rise to the protein MKKKYIIFSFLLIFNIHIYLKNVQCNDIINYSGLHLRNGLPINSLDLINGLNNRNEGLIDTKIDINENNSSQNNDNNISTLGKHITVIGTDLTQRETTINEADNTHGGNNTVSVANSINTGDSISDVRLTSTQHSTLQGNLNKWPEDNFCNGIQNVPHCPRKDFTGTKGDWVGSLVKQFSNENKGVLVPPRRRQLCLGNFTNKWRRINTEKIFKEEIFKAALGESRSLFNYFNEKNENALTAIKYGFSDIGDIIKGTDLIDYLISKNVNSALDKILREKSGDDIIKKRVDWWEANKADLWNALICGYNVNKGENECPKHDNIDGIPQYLRWFREWGTYICREYQNELDVVIALCNIKKTPNPNDSELEEMSNKSLCKEALKNYGLWINRRTPEWKDQYNKFENDKNKYENIKNLTPENYLKEMCSECNCKNKDLNNIFKEFDNNLQLLKAVIQKKKNQDQLITNSVSPTSPPVSHSSDGNQEVTRTGESEGVSRTTSVVRETSNDITPKQPVQPEVVKGIDALAQKENNNDNILGWEFGPVSVPGTNPYISSEEKNSLELINLTSWDKEDIIKQNEDVQEEKEEEQADEELKREEIEEEQDLLQDEEEHDEFEEEDEQDDLKEEEEQDEEEYKSTKELEQEKKTEDEKKEETIDSSDDKNAHQSLSISYKNNNETKKDAESIVKDLFSLFKEKNTFEDLLKDLTGDLASLFQKQ